In Euphorbia lathyris chromosome 2, ddEupLath1.1, whole genome shotgun sequence, the sequence AATCAAATGAGAACTTTAAAAGGCACACTGTAACGATCCGAttcggagtgggtggcgccagGATAGAATGCTTGAGCAAGAAGCGGCGTTAAGGGATGACGATGGAGACATGAATGaattgaatcccacatcggaagtTGAGAGAGAGTGATTGAGACTTATTAGTAAGGattgaatccaatacatgtagatACGTTTTAAAACCGTAAGGCCAATGTGTTGAATTTGGACCAGAGTGGATAATATCTATATGGTATTAGACCGTGATGTTACATACACGTACTCTACTCCTTATTCCTTGTCAAAATAAGCGAAAGCAGCATGTATTTTCAAAATATTCATCGCTCACTTAAACATTAGAGTGGAATCGTGGGTCCTCACTTATCCGCTGACTACTTTTCTATCTTATTTTACGCGATTAGTACGATCAATAAGTTCAGTTTGGGAATTCATATATCAACTACAAATCACAGTAATACAAATTTCATCATTGAAATTCTTCTGATAAAATGGATCTTCTCcaaatttattatgaaattgTAAAAAACATACTAACtttttacttttcttttttcttttttaatttttgaacaaACAGATATGTAATTAACTTAGAATCTgtgaataaaatatttaaagtttttatttatttaatagatCTGAACCATAATGAAATTGGTTAAAATAGTTATTCTTAACAGAGGGTTAAGGGTGAAATTGTCATTGGTTGACAACGATACTCCTTACACTCTGCTTGGATGAAAGTTTCGTAAGGTTCATTAAAGGAAGGGGAAGGGAGGGAAGGGAAGGGAGAGGAGGTTAATTAAAGGGAGGGGAAGGGAAGGGAGGGGAGATTAGAGAACCTCCAGATCCCACCAATTTGGTGAGACTGAAATTAGAGGTTTTTGAACATCCATTTAACCCTCATTTAAACTTAAACTCCTTCCTAAGCAAGGTTAAGCAAGGTTAGAAAAATAACCTCCATTTAAACTCCTTCCCAAACAAGGTTACACAAATAATCTCCCTTTAATTAACCTCCACTAACCTCAATCCAAGCAGtataggggtatttttgtacgtATCACATACAGAAAATGATTAGCTTCCATCTCAATTAGCATTGAATTAGCCCATTTAATTAAGCAATTACATGATTTCGTAATGAGTGAATTTAATGTAATCAAATGATAATTTTAACTTTCTTAAACTAGTTTTAATCAATAGATTAACAGTACAGCCTCAAACTTTATCAGAAAAGTACCCATAAACTTTAATAGATTTTAATGTAATCAagtgataatgttatgatttttatgttgttattgtgtcaatcttgtaaagtttgataatgttatgattttaatattggaATCTCTTATTGTTGCGCCTTTttgttgttatataccacttcggaAAAACACGTTCGGACTTCACATATTGAAATCTGCGAATTGAAATCATCTAATAACCCAAACATTATCTTTGCAGACCTCAGATATCGTGAAATCTGCATAGTCAGATGGGAGGGAGACAGACACGGcgtaaaattacaaacatattgtGAGTCTCTCATtttacccaattttgtaattttcccttagcCCATTTAATTAAGCAATTACATGATTTCGTAATGAGTGATTTCAATGTAATCAAATGATAATTTTAGCTTTCTTAAACTAGTTTTAATCAATAGATTAACAGTAAAGTTTCAAACTTTATCAGAAAAGTACCCATAAAATAATATCTCCTGAAATCTTATAACCAGAAACAGAATCACATAGACGACAAAACCCATTAACTTCATTACAGCTCACTAATAGAAAGCAGCAGCTCTTTTCACTTACccagcttttctttttccttttcaagGACCAGAGGTTTCAGTTTTTTTTCCCCCTTTCTCTACTTTCTGCaacttttcattttcattttcatttttctgtgTTGAATCTTTCCATCTTCTTCTTTAGTTTTTGTAATTTGTGTTATCTCAGCAGTAATCAAACATGGGTCCATTGTTGTTTTGCTGTCAGATGTCTTTTTTGATAGGTAAGTAAGTTCGAAATTACTGTGTAATAATCTACATTTGTTTGTCGTTTCTTATGTTTCTTACTGTTTCTACTTAatgcctttttcttcttccgTTTTCACTATTTTTTGGGGGCATTTGTTGATAATGTTCTTGGCTGCATTTGCTGATTCTTTTTTAGGGTTTTGTTGAAATCAATTGGAATCTTTTCGGTGTGGCATTGAGAAGGTTTGATTGAAGTGAAAATGTTTGGTTTCTCTGGTAGACGTATGAAGCTTGGCAGGTTAGTTCAGTTCTCTTCCATTTAGTTCTGGTTTTCTCCAAAATGTGATATGTGATACTGAAACGTTTCTGAATttgattttcatgttttcttcaGAGTGAAGAAGGTACAGCTTTCAGATTCTTCACTTGTAACTAGAAGCCCTGCTAGACCTCTTAAACGAAGCAGCAATGCTAATGTAAGGCcttggtttgtttaattttagtattagaTTTATGGATTTTTGTTAAGGTTTGTCTAGAATCCTATTTAGTTTGGTTTTTCTAATTAGAAAAGGAACTGTGCAAGGATTGTTTGTTTACTTTTTTTGCATGTTGAGGGTTTTGGAGCTTGTGTGCTCTTGGGGTATGCATATGTGTGAGTTTTCGGGTGTGATTGGGTCTCATGGGATTTCAGAGTTAGGGACTTGGGTAAAGGATAAGATCTTCTTACTGTTAGTAATACTCCTTGCCGGTGAATGTAGGCAAAAATAGCTGAACCACGTAAATAtttaaacgttgttgtcgtgtgaccgagaggtcacaGGGTTccagtcttaggagcggcctcttgccaaaaaattggcaggggaaggcttgccccaaatACACCCTTGtcgtgggacccctccccggaccctcgcttagcggggacacgtagtgcaccgggccctTTATTGTATGTCTGATTTCCTATTCCGCATGTCAAGCTTGTTATAGTAAAATAATGATCCAATTCCGAACAATTTTTATGGGGTGTGATAAGCTCTtaatctttctttctctctctctttttagGCTGTTGTAACTAGTCATGCTGATGAGCTTGATTGTGACTGTTCATCTGCTCAACCCGAGATAAATAACTCAACATCTGTGAACTCCGAGAACTGGATGGTTTTATCTATATCTGGGGATAAACCTGCACCACGTTCCAATGTAAAAGATGACTAACtttttctattgtattgattatCTTCTTATGCATATTCAACCTGAAAAAGTGAAAACTTTACTTTTTTCTTGATTAGCATGCAGCAACTGTCATTGGTAACAAGATGATCGTGGTTGGTGGCGAATCTGGAAATGGATTATTAGATGATGTACAGGTAAGCAGTTCTTCGTAAACTTATATTTGAGTAAGGAAAACATAACCTTACTTTATATTGCATTAGAAATTTACTTCTTTCGAAATGTTGTTTGAGTGTAATAATTTTTGATTGAGGAGATtcttcaatgttttttttttcataaatgtATATAGCTGTATAGGAATCAGATCCCTCAATCATAGCCTTAATCATTGGTAGGTGTACCTATTCATAGCATAATATATTCAAAATTCTCTTCATTCTCtctatcttaatttttttttaagtaaataagtgcttaatttgagggcgagccttggcgcaacggtaaacgttgttgtcgtgtgactgagAGGTCAAGAGTTTGAGTCTTAGGAGCAGCCTCTTGCCAAAATATTGGTAgaggaaggcttgcccccagtacacccttgtggtgggacccctccccagaCCCTCActtcagcggggacgcgtaatgcaccgggccgccctttttaaaaaaaaaataagtgcttaatttaTTGAAGCTGTTCCTCTTTCCTTACGCAGGTGCTTAATTTTGACCAGTTTACTTGGAAAACAATTTCATCAAAACTTTACTTGTCACCAAGCAGCCTGCCACTGAAGATTCCTGCTTGCAAGGGTCATAGTCTGGTATTTCCACATCTTCTCACCAGTAATTCTTCAACTGCATTCCTCTGCAATATGTTCTTCAATGTTCATCTAAATAGGCATAATCTAACCTTTTTTCTCATCAATTTTTGCTTGTAAGGAACATTGATTGAAACTGGTATTTGTACATGACATTGATAGAGTGGAAGTATGAAAAGAAGTGTATCATTGCAGTTTGAATGGATGTTACATGTGTTTCTATGCGCTGTTATTTATTTGTGAAACACAATTTTGAATTTATGAAACGGTCTTTACTTCTGGCACGCATGTCCTTTAAATTACTTCTGCTATGCCTGGCATAGGTCTCATGGGGAAAGAAGGCACTTCTAATTGGAGGAAAAACTGATCCTGCAAGtgataaaatttcaggttgggTTTATATGTTTGTCACACTTATATTTCCATTACTTAGCTCTCATGGATAATGCAGACTTACTCCAATTCTCTTTCTGGCTTTTATAGTGTGGGCATTTGACGTGGAAACAGAATGTTGGTCTCTTTTGGAAGCAAAGGGAGATGTGCCGGTAACATAATAACATATCTGATATTACAGTGACTTCATTTGTTCAAATCTATAAGATTTTGTAACTCACTACATGTTGTGAAACTGTCGAATTTATGTGCAAACAGAGCAATTTCGTAAAAGAAATGCATTCTTCCTAATGAGAAATTATTTATGCATTACAGGTCGCTCGCAGTGGTCATACAGTGGTCAGGGCGAACTctgttttaattttgtttggagGTGAAGATGCTAAGAGGAAAAAGTTAAATGATCTGCATATGTTTGATCTGAAGTCGTTAACGTggcttcctttaaattgcacgtgAGTTGATTTTCCTGTTCTGATCTCTCTGGTCTACTTGATGATGATGCACTTTAGTTTATCAGTTAGCATTAATTTGTGCTATGCAGCGGGACAGGACCATCTCCAAGATCCAATCATGTGGCTGCTCTTCATGATGATAAAACGCTTCTTATATTTGGAGGGAGTTCAAAGTCCCGGACTTTGAATGACTTGTATTCACTTGACTTCGAAACGGTGCTTAAGTTCATTCTAATTAATACCATATTGGTTAttttgcaccaaataatgtgaacttcatgaaagcttttacatttatttttgttgttcttttgtttttttttatttccctaGATGGTATGGTCAAGGATAAAGATACGAGGTTTCCATCCATCTCCTCGAGCTGGTTGCTGTGGAGTTTTATGTGGAACTAAATGGTACATAGCAGGGGGTGGTAGCAGGAAAAAACGTATGCCACATGATCTAAGAAACATATGCTTTAAATTCTTTTTAGCTATTCAAACTTTGCAACTTTATCTGGAAAAAGGAAACGGATCAGCTGAGTTTTTCCTTGCACATGGCTTTTATTTATGTACCTCCCCTTTTAGTTGCAACCTTTCTTAGGTGTTTGAGACCATCTTCATGATTTTTAACTTTCTCTGTTATTCATAGACACAAAACCTTTCCTTTTTATTATGCTGTTATCTTTCCCATATTGCCACATTCTGTTGAAAACCGTTTCTTGTTATGACTACAGGACATtcagaaactttaatttttgatatTCTGAAATTGGAGTGGTCTGTGGCCTTTGCAGCATCCGCATCTTCTGTCACCAGCAACAAGGTGAGGTTTGTTGGTTAACTCCTCCACAGGACACTCCTTATTTTATTGCATCTTGTAATTGGAACCTCTTTGATTAGATTGGTTCTTTTAATCTAAACATGAGCTTATGCTGTAAGTAATTTTTGTATGAATAGTCTATTTTATGTTGATCTAGGATTTTGAGTGTTACACTTACACATGCAATAAATTAGACAAAGATCAGGATTATTGTGGATTTCATTAAAATAGGAATCGAAAACTTCATCTTAGTGAATTCTGTTAGGAAAAAGATTATACTTTTAGGCCTATATAAGCAAGAGTTTTTTCCAAGTGTCTATTTTGTGGATTTCATTAAAATAAGAATCGAAAACTTCATCTTAGTGAATTCTGTTAGGAAAAAGATTATACTTTTAGGCATATGTAAGCAAGAGTTGTTTCCAAGTGTCTATTTGCACTAAAAGTTTTGGAGCTTGTGCTCTTGGGATCTCGTATGTGTGAGCTTTTAGGTGTAATCGGGTCTCATAGGATTTTTGAGCTTTAGAGACTTGGGTAAAAAGATGAGATTTCCTTACTGTTGTACCAACTTGCCACTTACTAATGAATTATGGGCTCTTCCTCCCCTGTGGATGTAGGCAAAAATCATTGTACCGTGTAAATCGCTTGTTCTTTTCATTGCATGTCTAATTTTTTGTTCCATACATCAAGCTTGTTATAATCAACAATCGATCCGATTCCTAACACTTAACTTATATTTATTACTTTCCTAATACTATTGTTTTCTTTGTTGGTAGCATAGCCATATACTTCCATCCTCATAGCCTATTTATCATGTTTATCTATAGAAGTTTCTTTTCACTCACAGGGATTTAGCTTGGTGCTTGTACAACACAAAGAAAAGGATTTTCTCGTTGCATTTGGAGGGTCAAAAAAGGAACCTTCAAATCAGGTTCGGGACTGAAAGCATATTTATCGTTTATGCAATGAAGTTGTGATTTTTGACTGCTAAAGTTGTATTACAGGTTGAGGTAATGGGCATGGATAAAAATGAATCATCCATGAGTAGGCAATCTGCTGCTAGTAAAGTTCCTGGACATTTGTTGTCCGGAAAACGCTCATTATCTGCTGCAGTTGCCGCACAACTTAATAGTGGCTCTTCCCAGCATTCAGTTGAGCACCATGGTTCTGGTCGAAAATCTTTATCAGAAACACTTGTTGATCCAAATAGTAGGGCTGGCGATGTGTCTCTGCGGAGACAGTTTCATGACGAAGAGCATAACACAGTTATTAAGATGACAAAGAATGCAGAAGATGGAACTTTTTCATCAGCAGTAAGTCGGACTATTAACGTAGAAACTGTTGTAGATGTTTATATTCATTATTAACATGTACGTTGTTTTGATTTCAGGGAACAGAACATCGAACAAACCAATCCGACATGTCAATTCAAAATAGCATGTCGATAGGTAAAATAATCTCAGTGGACACATCTTATGCATTTGAATCAGAAAATTTGAACTCCCAGAACCAAGGAGTCGGGAACCATCTAGTCGATGGCGAGGATATAGGAGCACCGGAAACTGATGCAATGACAGGGGCTCATTCAAGTATATATCAATTGTATGAAACAAAAATTGCTGCTGTTATGAGAAAGAACGGACATCTAGAAGGACAACTTGCAACTGCATTGTCTAGTCGAGAAGCTGCAGAGAAAAATCTATCCTCGGTTCTGAAGAGTAAACAAGAGATGGAGAAAAAATTGGCAGACACAATGAGAGAGGTGGAATTGCTTAAAGAGAAGCTAGCTGGTGTAGAGCTAGCTCAAGAAGAGGCCAACAGCTTATCAAACATTGTCCATTCTGACAATGTTAGACTCGAGCATGATGTGGCTTTCCTGAAGGCGGTTTTGGATGATACACAGAAGGTAATTTTACATCTATGCCGTTCCTGTAAAGCAATATCAAACATTGACTGATCAATCTTGTTTTTTGACTGATGGGAAATTTTTATAGGAGCTACATTCTACTAGAGGAGTTCTCACTGGGGAAAGGGCAAGAGCATTCCAACTACAGGTAATGactcttgatatatatacttGGAAAGGTAGATACTGAAGAATGGTTGTTTTCGACAGATTTGTTGATCTTAATGCAACAAATTCAACAACCATATGGATTTACTCTTTGGTTGAAGCACAGAATTTAGCCCCTACTTGTAGTTTCTTCCAAGCTATCTTTATGGAAGATTGATAATCGTTGGCATCGCGTGCTTGCCGACACTGTCTTGGCAGTAGAAATGCCAATGGCCCCTTCCGAAGGGGTGTTAACTCAAAACGGGTCCTCATGTCATAATCATGTTATGTTCTCATGATTATATATGATGTGAATGTAAACAAAATGATAATCGTGTCAAACGGCCTGTTGTCTATGTAAATTGTGTTGTAGTTTCAAAAATAGACAGTTCTTGTTCCAATTATATTGTCTTCTTTCAGTAGTATAATCATGTGTTCTTTGCAGGTTGAAGTTTTTCATCTGAAACAAAGATTGCAGTCGTTGGAAAATCGAGTTCCCACCCCAAGAAAGCCATTCAACGTGTAGTAGGGAGAAGAAAACAAGGATGAAGTATCTGAATACATGTTCCAGCTGATCAGCCAAACTGTTGCACAGCTCAAGGCCATCATTTTGATACAAGCCAGTAGCAAACTGTACATGTAGTACATCTTATGGATTTTTTGGTTTACTTTCATGTGTATATATGTGAAGTCTATGATTAGATCTACTTGTTTGCTCAGTTAATGAATATTTCTTGTTATCTAAATTctgaaacaaacaaaaaaagagCAATTTCCAGTATTACTCTCCTGGATATACCCGTGTACCTGCCTGCCTGTGTCCAATCAGCGGGGTTTGAATAGGAGAAAATAACATTAGTCCTGGCCTAACCTTGCCTGTTTTTGTCTTGAGCTTGGATTTATAGAAACAATTTATAAAGATAATCCGTTGACACTATTATCATTTTTGTATCGTTTCcatcatatataatcatgtaATTACATAATGCGATTATGATACGATCACTTGAATAACGTTTAAGGAAGAATAATGGCCTGTTTTTTGGAAATTAGAGGGGATATATAATTTGAATACTTTCTTCCCTCTTCATCTATCCATCCGAACAAACAAATAGttcaaaaaaagaaaggaaaacatCCATTCAAAATCAAAGCCTGAAATGACTGGGAATCTGAACCAACATCTCTTTATTACAATAGAGAGATGGTAAAATACAAGCAATAATTATGGCTGAAGTTACATCATTCAAATGAAGCTTTCAATATCAATCAA encodes:
- the LOC136219923 gene encoding acyl-CoA-binding domain-containing protein 6 yields the protein MFGFSGRRMKLGRVKKVQLSDSSLVTRSPARPLKRSSNANAVVTSHADELDCDCSSAQPEINNSTSVNSENWMVLSISGDKPAPRSNHAATVIGNKMIVVGGESGNGLLDDVQVLNFDQFTWKTISSKLYLSPSSLPLKIPACKGHSLVSWGKKALLIGGKTDPASDKISVWAFDVETECWSLLEAKGDVPVARSGHTVVRANSVLILFGGEDAKRKKLNDLHMFDLKSLTWLPLNCTGTGPSPRSNHVAALHDDKTLLIFGGSSKSRTLNDLYSLDFETMVWSRIKIRGFHPSPRAGCCGVLCGTKWYIAGGGSRKKRHSETLIFDILKLEWSVAFAASASSVTSNKGFSLVLVQHKEKDFLVAFGGSKKEPSNQVEVMGMDKNESSMSRQSAASKVPGHLLSGKRSLSAAVAAQLNSGSSQHSVEHHGSGRKSLSETLVDPNSRAGDVSLRRQFHDEEHNTVIKMTKNAEDGTFSSAGTEHRTNQSDMSIQNSMSIGKIISVDTSYAFESENLNSQNQGVGNHLVDGEDIGAPETDAMTGAHSSIYQLYETKIAAVMRKNGHLEGQLATALSSREAAEKNLSSVLKSKQEMEKKLADTMREVELLKEKLAGVELAQEEANSLSNIVHSDNVRLEHDVAFLKAVLDDTQKELHSTRGVLTGERARAFQLQVEVFHLKQRLQSLENRVPTPRKPFNV